DNA from Campylobacter concisus:
CCGTGAAAAGATCGTAAGCGACAGCTGGAAGGACGCTAACGAGGAGTTGATCGGGGTTTTGACGCTTATTTATGTGCATCATCACAACGATTTGGTGAATAAAAAAATGGATATCGAGCATGACTCTGATGTGAAGATCATCTGCACAAATCACGTCCATGTCGATCACCACAACTGCTTAGAAACAATCTCTATAAGGGGCGAAGCGGAGAAGATAGAGCGCTTTGCTGATAGGATTGCTGGCTTAAAGGGTGTTAAGTTTTCTAAACTTACAAAGGCCGCTGTGCCTAAATTTTAAGCTAAAAGCCTTTTTGGCTGTTAAATTTAGGATTTTTGTAAATAGCTAGCAGCGCTTTCTTGGCTGCGGAGCTTGTCTTATTTTGTCTTTTTGTTAGTTTTTTAGCAGTTTTTGTGATCCATTTTTGCAAATTTATAGCAGGTTTGCTATTTCTTGCTTGCCTGATATCTTTTTTGTGGCGAAAAGTTTGATGACCGTTTGTTTTTTGCTTGGGCTTTGGCTAAAGCTAAATTTGCAAAAGCCCGCCCAAGTTTTTTGACTTTTTA
Protein-coding regions in this window:
- the nikR gene encoding nickel-responsive transcriptional regulator NikR, which produces MDSVIRFSVSLPSQLLDELDRKVSEQGYASRSEFTRDLIREKIVSDSWKDANEELIGVLTLIYVHHHNDLVNKKMDIEHDSDVKIICTNHVHVDHHNCLETISIRGEAEKIERFADRIAGLKGVKFSKLTKAAVPKF